The Malus domestica chromosome 10, GDT2T_hap1 nucleotide sequence ttaagacTTATACATAGTTTAAAATCAGTTGTTGACActtcaaagcaagcatgcataACATCATatgtaaattgaaaagaaactatatATTCATGCTAAGCTAGGTAATTAGTAACTCAGtcataattaaatataaaaaattattaagatgaAAATATAGGAAAAACACCCTTGCATAATGAAGTACAAATCGACAAGCTCTCTACACCAAGTTCTCAAAGCAAAGTCGTGCATGAGAAACCATAAGGCTAAGACTCAGCTATAAATACTAGATCAATACAAATCCTACCTAAACCAGGTCACCCAACAAATctggaaaactaaataaaataataaaattgaaaaatacaTTCCTCATTTAATGGGCATTTGGACTGCACAGAAATTCGACCTTTTGACCGACCAAAGCAGTATGAGTTCAGTCCCAAGAGATATCAATCGAAAGCTTGAGACGTCGTTTCCAACTTTATAGAAGGAAATTTCTTCCAAAAATGTCATCTTGACAGACTTACGGCAAACAGTCTCAAAACGTCAATCTATCAGCACTAGGCATCTGCCTTCATTTAATTGTCACAATCAAACGGCTAGAATTACAGGAAACAATGGGATTTTGGAGTGAATCCAATTGAAGCCGATTCCTTTAGAAGTGAAGTTGATTATGTCAAATTTTCAGCCATTAATTCTAAACCTTGGTCGTGACAATTAAATGGAGGCAGATGCAAAGTGCACGGATTGACGCTTTTGAATTGTTTGGACAttaaagttattgaagatgaCGATATTTTAGGAAAATTCCTTCTCATCTTAAGCTTTCCAACGCCAACTTGCATGCTTGATTTTATGCATATTTGGTTTGAAAAGGTGTGACTTTCTGGCTACCCAGTTTACCAAAGTAGAATAGGAATGTATATTTtagttatattattttatttggttttccaGATTTATTGGGAGACCTATTTTTGGTAGGATTATGATTttctagttttctttatatatagcAAGTCTTGCCTTAGGGTTCAAtacgtttttattttcttggagAACTCCGTCGAGGAGCttttgataacttgttctttaTACTACAAGGGTGTTTTCTATATTTTTGCAAATTTGCATGTGTTAACTCATAAGTTGGTATGACTATATAAGAGTGTTAATGGTGACGGTTACCCTAGTGCTTCTCACATTGATTTTCTCCCTAACACAAGTTCTTTATATTAGCCTCTGTCGGGATCGACCTTGGTTGAGCTGTTTATACCACACTAACCTTGTTCTCTTACAAATATTTCTACGTGATTTAACCCTGGTTTTGCCTTGGCCTATCAAGAATATCTTTTTGTAATTCAACCGCATTTATggagtgggaaaaatcctatcAATAATAAATTGGGAAAGTATCTAATTTAAATAGCAAGAGAACGCAATTATTTTAAGAGCGGGCAAgcaactaaataaataaatatgaaaaagaaaaggaaattctGAGAGAGATGGGGAGGGTGATTACCCCTGTAACCTTGACGTACTGTCCGTCCATGGCACCTCTGAGCTCAGCATCTGGGTACCTCCTCACAAACCCTAGCAGTCCTTTTCTTCCCCAAACACAATTCCAGACAACAACCACCAGCACCGGCACCAGAAAGAGCGCCACCGCCACCAACATCACCCATTTCTTGACGGCCACCATCAGAAACCCACCCACCAGCAACCCCATTGCCGCCACCACCATGAGCACCCAAACCGCCACTTTCGACACCCGAAACTCCACTTTCACCTCCTCGCTCAAAGTGGTCACCGACGAACCATACAGCACTTTGCTCATCGAGCCAGTGTGTTCCAGCTGACCGGACGACCTTCTGGCCCCGGAACTTAGTGGGCCCGAGCCCAATGGCCCGGAGGTGATAAGGCCAGTTACCTGGAGCTGTGGAGTTAAGGGGCCTGAGGATTTCTTAGAAATCTGACCGGAGTTGGTTCCCGATCGAACGGATCCGCTGTTGTGttgggaggaggaagaagggcgTGAGCCTGAGAGCTTGGAAAGAGGAGGAGGTCCGCTGGATGGAGCAGAAAGAGGATGATCGGCAATTTGGATGTCGAACATTTTGCCTAGCTCTCCAGATTTCTTCACATCACCGCCAGTGTATGGGACGGCGCGCGACGCCATTGTCGGTTGGCGCTCTTTTAGCTGCTGCTCGGGCCGGCCCGACACCACCAGCCCGCTGCTGAGCTGGTGAGATGGGATTCGACTACTCATTTTTGGGGTTTTTACAGAGAGGAAGTAGTAGCAGCAGCTGCAGATGTTAGAGTTGCAAGTgacgaggagagagagagagtggcagTGTGGGTGTGAATGGTGATGGTGGGAGTTCGAGCGAGGAGGTGACGCAAATGACTGAAATGGGTCTGAGGTTTTGTGATAATGACGTGTGTGTCCGCTGTCTTCAAATGGCGATACAGCCATGTTACTCGATTCGGTTTTTCCCTATTTTGATGATGACTTGTTATGCGCCCACCTCACATACTCACTCACCAAGTAGCCTTTGATTTTACCCTTTTACCCCCTCAATCTTTGTTGCCACCTGGTGAATTCCACGATTGAAGCGTCATCATTTCCgtcgccaaaaaaaaaatatgtgtacATTCCGATCATGATATTCCTATGGCATCTATTTTTTATATGTTTAGCTCACCGACTCCACTCGATATCATATTATACTAAAGTTGGTAAAGTCTAAGTTAATATTGACGACAGTCgtttatatataaatttataggAACAAAGTTAGTTCTTAGGGCGATCTTACCAGGCCAATAGCACATTAGTAGTCGTAGTGGCAATTTTTTCTTGCAATGCATTAACAGTTATGATCAACTCATGCGCATATGAATATCATCGGATAATTCTTCTTGTAATGTATTAATTTGCGAATTCAGCTAATGCTTGTTGTATAAGCGATGCACTGGTAGTCATTGTGCTGGTCTTCTTACATTGCATTAAAAATCAGAACCATCTCACACTCGCATGAGTAGTCATCCTAATAATATTATTGCAATATATTAACGGTCAGAATCAACTTACACGTAATAAGCGATTCACTGCAGCATTGTTCtacatcagatattctatatgATATTGATCTCTCACAACCATACTTCTTGGTCAAGTTTCCACCAAGAAtaacaaatttatttatttagatcAAAGAATAACAAGTCATTACCGACCTTAATTTTTGAAAAGggtaatttggtaatttcatGTTACGGTGGGCCAAAACAATACATAGGAAATGGAATCGACAGTTTGTCATGGCGGTAAAGCCTCTGCCCTTTGTCTTTTGCAAGGGATTCTCTTCCTCTATGCTTGCAATTGCGTCCTTATTTGGAAATTACGTTTGTTCGCTGTATCTTTTTCTAATTACGCTACCTGAACCTTAGTACTTTAGTGGTAGCTTTGCATCTTTCCGTCCTTTATTCTTTAGTCTTCTTCAAGATTAAAGTTTGCTTTTAGGACGGTAAAATTGGTCTGAGCTCCAAACGTTTGGGCCGATTTGATATGATAATTTTGGATTATGGGCTGCTAGTCCACATTGATACTGAACTACATTTTACTtagggaattttaacaaaaaactcatggtactgttcattttaacgaaaaaaacatatttttacGCTAAGAAATCAATCAtcgtactatttactttaccctttattttgtccttatcattaaaactcaaagtttgaaagctattttcattagttttcctttttacttAAGGTTTTCTAATTTTAATTAAGCCTATAACGTAATGTATTCGGGCCAATTGGGAGCTTGACCGAAAGTATTATAAAATGTATAACGGATTGCCAGGATGTCATCCACAACTTGTTCGTAAAAACTATGAACAAATACACAATTTTAATTAAAACGTTCGTTGTTTGAAAAAATtatggagaaagaaaaaaatcatgatAAGAGAAAAAACTTGAGCATCTCTTCAATCTACTCATTCGAACAAACAACAGCAATCATCATACATCAAAACGAAAGAATGTTGATTAGGTTTAAAATAATTATAGCATTAGTGAggtattaaataaattaaattcaaaTATGTATTAACTATAGTTAGACAATGAGTTGCTTTTAGTAGCAatatattttgattaaaacatatttttacactaaaaagttaatcttggtactattcactttaccctttattttatctttatcgttaaaactcaaaattttcaatccattttcattatttttcctttttacttAAGATTTTCTAATTTTAATCAAGCCTAGAACGTAATGTAATCGGCCCAATTGGGAGCTTGACcgaaagtaatataaaatgtataACAGATAGCCAGAATGTCATTCCACTACTTGTTCGTAAAAACTATGAACAAATACGCAATTTTAATTAAAACGTTCGTTGTTTGAAAAAATGatggagaaagaaaaaattcatgataaaagaaaaaacttgaGCGTCTCTTCAATCTACTCATTCGAACAAACAACAGCAATCATCATACATCAAAACGAAAGAATGATGAATAGGTTTAAAATAATTGTAGCATTAGtgaattattaaataaattaaatgcaAATGTATATTAACTATAGTTAGACGATGAGTTGCTTTTAGTAGCAATATATTTTGAttgaacaattatatatatatatatatatgcaaatagATCCATGACACTACATTTTTTACATAAATGTTTACATAGATTTTTGTGGACTCATTTCTTAAGATATTTTAACGATTTGAATAGTCTATATTTTATAACgtcattcatagatcatctttataaaaaattagacaaactataaatcattaagacattcatttgtggtaaaaaaaatagaCGAATACGGTCATACAAAAAAATCCTAAACTCCTAATCCAATAGTAATATAGTTtcggattttgatgattttttatgaaCATGATTTTTTATGGAAGACTGAAAAGATATATAGTTCAaatcgttgaaatacattacaaaatGAACCTCACAAAAACTTGTGTCAAAATTTGTGTAAAAGAATTGGTGTTACGAATCTGacccatatatatacacattttCTTAGACGAAatcattttatatttaaataggCACTTTGTAATGAAGCTATTACCGCGATCCGAAGTGCAATAATGACATAGAGGGAAGCTGATTTGTGTTAAGGAAAGCACCTATAATTATAAAGGTTTTAATTAAGAAAGTTGTCGGTGGAGGGAAAATAATGGGTGCGACAgagggacttggattgtctgccctcttagTTATGGTGCCTTTCCATGCTCTCCTATTttgtacggtcacggttaaatcacatcaatattttatattaaatttttaataagataataagataaaaaataataaaaatataaaatattgacgtaacttaaccgtgacctCATAAAATAGGAGAgtatggaagggcaccacaactaggagggcagacaatccaagtccgcgACAGTGAAGGAGAGTTTGGCAATTTGGAGCTCATGCATGTTTCATACAATAACAATGCATATGACATGACTGATGGCCTCATGACCATAATGGACATAGACATTAAATATGCTGTCATCAATCAGATGATCACTTGTTTGATTTGactaatttgaaaattttcactcAGATACGATGATGGTACATTTTAGGGGTTCTATATGAGTAATTGTACCCTTATTTTACGAGGATTCTCTCTTCTTTTAATCTATTTTCCTTtccatcatttcatattttaatgATTATGATTACGTGATGTTTATATCTTGTTTTaaatgttttatataaaaaataaaacaaaaaaatggtgTAAGAGAATGTAGGAATGAGATACCGAACCGCAAATCATGTCCCGATTCCTAAACCAAAGTTTTTGGGAATCTTAATTTCAAGACCGATTCCAATTTAAattttcagaaattcaaaatttcggAACAAATTGAGATTTCCGAAAATAGTGACCAATGCATAAATTGCCTTAAGACCTGCAGAAATCGAACATACAAATCCAGAAATCAAATAGGAGAAATTGACCATGCAAATCCAGAAATCTAATCAACCAAATCCacgtaaaattaataaaaaaattcagagaAAATTAATCTAGAAATCCAAATCCAGAAATAATCGAAGGCCCTAAATCGTAAATCCTTAATTCAAACTGCTAGATCCGTTAGTCGTATGAATATCTGTCTCTGCCTTGATAACCTTGGGTAGTTGGGGGTAATTACTTCTCCGGAGAGGGTGGGGGTAATTACTTCGAGTCTGATTGCCATAGTCTTCAGATCTGTAATTAGCTAGGGTTGCTTCTTTCCTGACGCTTTCTGCGGATAGAGGAGGGATTAGCTGTCTCATCCCCCAACTCTCCAAACCTGACCCACCATGGCAAATCTGGATTCAAAAGATTTGGGAATTTAAGAGTATAAGGGGTTGGGTGCATACAGACAAGGATTTAGTGGGGTTGTTGAGGGAGTTGAAGGCGTCAGAAGGTTGGTCTATGAATTAAAGACAGGAGCTGAAATGTGTTTAAGGTTTCTCGATCAGACTCTCACCAAGAAGAGAAATATGCTCACAGTCACAGAGGAGAGAACTTTTCTTTTTGCGGTTCTGGCATTGGTTTTATTTGTATGccaatcttttttttctttgttctttggTAGAGCTGGGAAGTAGGAACctaaagcaaaagcaaaagaggatttcgggattaccaaataaataaaatctgaaaaccaaTTCCACAATATTTCGGTATTTTACAGAACAGGATTACCAAAGTTTAGGATaatttcggtttgggtttgagattttttcggtttggtttgggatttttaggAATTTTTTCCAACCCTAAGAATAGGGGATGGTAATAAGAGGGGATGGTAATAAGAGGAGAGAGAATCATATTCTCGCTTATTTAGTAATTTTCTTGTCGGTACAtgacaaaatttttatttagtGACAATGGTTAACGCATGGTAATTTTAGATTTACAAAGATAATATATAGTGTTTTTGGGCCGAATAGAGAGGCCACTAAAGGATCAGAAGATGAAGACGTTAGTCATGCAAGCTAGTCAAAGAAACCCTGATGACAGAGGCCACTACGAAAATAAAGACGATTGTGTCAAACCACCACTCATAGCCCTTAATTGTCTATTGATAAGAAGAGATGAGTGTAGAATTTAAAGTACTTTCTGACTGCTTAAGCCAGTTATCATACTTAACAACTTTCTAGCACGGAGCTCCAGAGACAGGTCTATTCAGGCGCCAACACAGAATTACGTGTAGTCCATCACCAAGAACATAAGTCTATGAATGGATATAAATATTGTCAAACATAGCCTCGGGTAAAGTGCTTTTCAGCCACTTTCTAATGAATGTTGTGCTCGTTACACGTTAACTTGAGAAATTATACAAGTAGCTATGAATAAATGtcatttcttctctttgttCGACACAATAAATGATAGGGTTGAGAGAATTAAGAGCTTAGAATGTTTTGGGCTCACTTATGGCTTATACAAAGAGGTCAAGTCCCTTTATAAGCGGTCATATCCACGAGAAGAAAATTACATTACAACTATATGGTTGTGAAGTGCTCATGTAATTCACATCAAATATATATCAAATCATTACAGTGGACGTAGCTTATGTTTAGGGGTGAACCATTCAAATCCTTTGGTTTATAATCTAGCTTTACATCTCGAACCCATCAAAAATTGACCATACTgatttttattgatttctcAAATTTGAGCTTAACAACAATATGTACTTACTTTAAACGATAAAGTTGTgatttaagaaagaaaaagaaggaatggGTACATAATCAAGTAGTTCATTAGTTAATCTCACTATTTTGTATGTATTAGTAAATACAGAGAAGTTAAAGACGTGAATAATTGGAATAACCATTCCATATAAGTGAAATGAACATGCCAAGCAATCAAGAGAGAAGAGAAGCCCACTGTGAGATCTCCCTCCTCTTTAGTATATACTAGCCTCTTGCCACACGCATACGTGTGTGGCAATTGACATTTTTATAtatcttttatttaaataattaatttacatatttaaaaaaaaaaaaaagaattaaaaacgtgaaaccacccactaatgtgggaggttttgttttttttttctttctataattttaaatattaaattcattcaaaataaaaatatggttaaatactatagcttcttttggttcaattgtaatttatgaaattcttaaaggataatttatggtattttgaatgtttcaccattttaggtgctcactttatatatatagataatattatttaaaaaaaaaaaaaaaaaaaaagagaagccTTCCTTTTTGGGTCTATGTTTTAGCGGGCTTTCAGAAAGAGGTATCAGACTTGTTGGGCTGTTTCTGCAAAATCACTACTTTTTTGTATCTCCGATTTGAAACTTGGATTCCATTAGGAATTGGGATTCTGGATTTCCTACTGTAATTAGTATCCAAATATCTGTATATAAACAATGCGAATTATAAGTTCGGCagttcgttcttgctttcagaACCCAAGAGCAGCGATCATAAACCCTaatctactttctctctctagaatttgCAACAATTTATTcgttttgcttcaaaaggttaCAAATTGTTTCCGTTTTTCGATTCCGGTGTTCGAATTCCATCCGGGTTCGATTCGCTCTTTCGATCGGTACCGAACTTTTCGAGAGATTCAGAAAATCGATTCCGACGTTTCAATGTCGCCGTCACAGGATTATGCTTCCGATGGAAGCTTCACGCTTGCCATTCAGGAATCCAAAACGACGTCGGACACTAGGATTATCGGCGTCATACGTCCTCCCCCAGGCATCAGAACCATCGTCGACAAAGCCGCCCACTTCGTGGCGAAAAACGGACCCAAATTCGTGAAAAGAATCGTCGCTGAAAATTCTGGAAATTCGAAGTTCGACTTTTTGAGTTTTTTAAGTCCTTTCCACGCGTATTATCAGCATCGGTTGTCCGAATTCCGGGACGGAATCAGCAACATGCAGACTCTGCCGCGCCACCGGCTCCCGCCTCAGATTGTGGAGCAGGATCACCAAAGCCCGATGCCTCTGCCCAGTTTAAAACGGTGCAAAAGGCAATCGAGACACCGGAAGCTGAGCAGTAAACTGTTCGGATTCCGGAAGGGATTACTGGGGAAGAGTTGGACATTGTTAAGCTGACAGCCCAGTTTGTGGCTCGAAACGGGAAGTCGTTTTTGGCGGGATTGACGCGCAGGGAAATCAAGAACTCCCAGTTCAATTTTCTGAAGCCGGGCAGTGTGATGTTTGCGTTTTTCACTTCTCTTGCTGATGCGTATTCAAAGGTGTTGATGCCGCCGGAGGGTTTAACAGAGAAGCTTAGGAGAAGTGTTGCAGACATGGAAACCATGCTTGAACGGTGTGCAAACCGGCTGGAGTGGGAGCGGTTACAAGAGAAGGAAATGCGGAAGGTGGAGGATGAGATTGAGCGGGAAAGGATCCAAATGGCTATGATTGATTGGTTTGATTTTGTGGTGGTTTAGACTGTAGATTTTGTGGACAATGAGGATGAGTATTTACCTTCTCCGATGACGGTTGAGGAGGTTTCTAGGAGGATCAGGGTCACGGATATGGAAGAAGATTTTGTCGAGTTTGATAAGGAGATTGAAATGGAAATGGATGACGAAGAGATGCAGCTTGTTGGAGAGGGGTTGGCGACAAAGGACGTAGAAGAACCGATGAGAGTTGTGAAGAACTGGAGGAGACCAGAGGAGAGGATTCATGCCGAGAGAGACTCAACGAAGTACGTTGTTTCGCCAATCACGGGGAGCTTATTCCAATCAGCGAGATGCCTGAACACATGAGGATTTCTCTCATTGATCCGAAATTCAAAGAGCAGAAAGAGAGGATGTTTGCTAAGATTTGGGATACTACTCTTGCTCAGGATGACGAAATCTCAAGCAACATTGTGGGACTTGCAAGAACCCGTCCTGACATTTTCGGTACCACAGAGGAAGAGGTTTCGAATGCTGTCAGGGTTGAGatcgaaaaaaagaaagatgagCAAGAAAAGCAGGTCATATGGGATGGTCACACTGGAAGTATTGGCTTTAATCAAAATTATGGTCTTAACAACGATGCAAAGAACCTTCCCGGTCCTACAGCACCTCCTCCAAAACTGAATGTGCCTTCAGCTCGTACTCTTCCCCCGCCACCTGGTCCGACCTTGAATCTACCTTGTGTCCCTCTAAACACAGTCCCGTATTTTAAACCCATGCAAGTTCCCCGTGCCTATATTCATCTCCCTGTTCCTTTACCTACAATGCAATTGATGCCACCGCCGCCTTTGCCTTAGGTCATGCctccaccgccaccaccaccagaaGGAGCCCGTCCACCACTTCCAGAAGAGCCCAAGCCAAAGCGGCAGAAGCTTGACAATGGTTAACGCATGGTTTTTTTAGATTTATTAAGATAATATATAGTGTTTTTGGGCCGAATAGAGAACCCACTAAATGATAAGAAGATCAAGATGTTGGTCATGCAAGCCAGCCGAAGAAACCCCGATGATAGAGGCCACTACGAAAATaaagatgattgtatcaaacGACCACTCATACCTCTTAATTGTCTATTGATAAGAAGAGATGAGTGTAGAATTTAAAGTACTTTCTGACTGTTCAAGCCAATTATCATACTTAACAACTTTCTGGCACGGAGCTCCAGAGACAGGTCTATTCAGGCGCCAACATAGAACTATGTGTAGGCCATCACCAAGAACATAAGTCTATGAATGGATATAAATATTGTCAAACATAGCCTCGGGTAAAGTGCTTTTCAGCCACTTTCTAATGAGTGTTGTGCTCATTACACGTTAACTCGAGAAATTATACAAGTAGCTCTGAATAAACGTTACTTCTTCTCCATGTTCGACGCAATAAATGATAGGGTTGAGAGAATTAAGAGCTTAGGACGTTTTGGGCTTACTTATTTCTTATACAAAGGGGTCAAGTCCCCTTATAAGCAGTCGGATCCacgagaaaaaaaattacattacAACTATATGGTTGTGAAGTGCTCATGTAATTCACATCAAATATATATGCTTATTCAGGAAGATCAGTTTCTGGCACAGCATCGGGGACCTGTTTCCATCAGAGTTTCTGTCCCCAGTGCCAATGAAGGTAATCTGAAGGGGAAATTTTTGGAGATTACAGTGCAGTCTTTGTCTGAATCTGTGGTTaaactgaaagaaaaaattTCCACGGAGATTCAGCTTCCTGCAAATAAACGGAAACTGAGTGGAAAACCCGGCTTTCTCAAGGACAATTTGTCGCTTGCTTACTAAAATGTTGGAGCTGGAGAAACACTTACCCTTTCAGTACGAGAGCGTGGTGGAAGAAAGAGGTGATCGGATATGGTGACCAGGACGATTAAGCTTCTTGCTGGAATTTTTTTCGTTACAGTGAGAATACGCAATATATCATGTTGAACACTTTGATTCTGTTTTATTTGCTACTTAAATGGTGGATTATCTGTCGATCATGCATTAATAAGATGATTTTATTCTGAACGTGTTATTGTTGTCTTTAAACTGATGCTGGTTATCGTATCTAATGCAGATTTGGCGCATCGGCGATTCTCTCTCAAGGAGAATGGGAAGTAGATTGATTAGTTCCTATTTGCTTTAGCCATACGTAGTCGTTTGCTTGTATATTTGATTACCGTTCCTTTTTCGCAATGCAGGTTCTTCCTCTTAGGAAATATTTAGTTTTATGGTTTTGATATCTCTGTGCCTGTTCGGACACATAAAATGGTATGTGGAAACGGTTAGATCAACACTGATGGCAATGCCATGACCGGGTTTGATTTATGTAAACTTCGAAGAACATCAACTGCTGAGAACTACTTACGTACTTGTGACAAGTAGCGGAATATAAACTCTTTAATCTGATTCCAACATCATATTAGTACATTAAATTTAGGTAATATTCATTTCTTTATATGCATGCTTGCTCTTTAATCTGATTCCAAAACCTATGACTATGAGAATGATTGCTTTGTACTCCTAATTTCCTAAAGAATTATTTTGAAATGAGAAGACAAcactttcttctctctccctcagcTCCCCACCCCACATCCACTCTTTTTTCCTTAAGTTTGGAATAAAGTTGTGGGATGAGCATTTAAGTTTAGGGCTACAAGTATTATACCTGGTATAATGTTGACATAAATCAGAGCCATCAAAGTTTTCTTCAAGAATCAAAGGATATATTAATCTGGATATGAAGAAGATTAGGCATTGTCGAGCATATCGTATGATGGCATGTGGTGGATTGTTTTGTTAGGTAGGATATTTCACTGCAATTTACTGTGTCTTCAGTTCAAACCTTGTCCCTTCTCCTTAGTGTAGCTTAGCATAGTAATATACTAAATCGCTTGTACTCAAAAGCATATCATATGATGGGAAGAGTAATAGATCATTTCGTCTGAATTCTAGATTCTCCTCTTGATTAATATTGATTAAAGAAGGAAGAGTTGTTGAtgcaattatttaattttaacttGAACCCGTGACCCAAATGTCATGGGTTCGAGTCGTGGAAACAACCTCTTTGCAAAACAAGGGTAAGGGTGCAAAGATAGACGTTCCTCTCCCCGACTATCACAAAGTTGGGAGCCTAATTGACTTGGAATAGTCctttaaataagaaattatttttgttagaaaaaccCAACATGTAACATGATGTGGCTCAAGTTCTGCCACTTTTCAATTGTCGCTCAGCCCACCAGTCCTTGCCGGTTGTGTAAATTTCATTTCTGGGTGAAGCCCCTTGCCATGTATGACgttcttctttttcttgcctatGCCATGATGACATGTGGTGATATTATGAGGGAATTACGCATTATATCATGCGTCTTTACTTTTTCATATTACAATTGATAATTAGTTTAGAACATCGTCAGAGTAACGTCAGAAGTTTTTCTCTTTGTTGTATGACATTTGAGTAGGGAGCAAGTGGCATTACAGTTGATTACAGTTGATTACAGTTAAAGACCTTTCCACTGTAACCACTTAGCCTTGATGATGCTAAAAAGAACCTGCCACAGAAACACAACAGAAGAAGTAGctggactctctctctctcgatcgatCGAAACAGAAAAGTAAACTTTGAAGCGGGCAATCACGAGCTACCCCTGAAATCTCTGCCCTTGAATTCGTCTTTTCTACTGCTGAACGATCTAATCCTCCTTATCCTATCACAAACAAAACAAccaaaaatctctctctctctctctctctctctctctctctctctcttcatctgCAAAATCTTCACTTTCTTGCTgcattttctcttccttttgaacctccattttcttcttccaaccATGAAATGAAACTATTACTTCTCTCTCCAACCACTTTGCTTCATCATAAGAGTTCTTCCTCCACTCGGTTACTCAAGCTTtgatatacaacaacaaatagcTTATCTTTTTCATGGAAAATAGTCTCTTGGTTCTTCTATCTCTGTGTTTTTTCTCGGAAAATTTCAAAGCTTTTTTGCCGATAACAAGTTCTTAATGAAAACCCACGTATGTAATCCACTTTTCCTCGAAACCCATGTTTCGGAATCAGTTCATGCACTTCATGAAATCAATTCACACATTCAGAAGGAAAATACCTCTTGATTGTTTGTTTTGACAGAAATAAAAAGTATCTCCCCATATTTCATATACTACCAACCAATTTTTCCTAACACCAATGGCGACGTCATGTTTCCATAAGCTCCGTCTGCGAAAGTCGAAGAGCAAACCTTTGC carries:
- the LOC103446764 gene encoding uncharacterized membrane protein At1g16860-like isoform X1 codes for the protein MSSRIPSHQLSSGLVVSGRPEQQLKERQPTMASRAVPYTGGDVKKSGELGKMFDIQIADHPLSAPSSGPPPLSKLSGSRPSSSSQHNSGSVRSGTNSGQISKKSSGPLTPQLQVTGLITSGPLGSGPLSSGARRSSGQLEHTGSMSKVLYGSSVTTLSEEVKVEFRVSKVAVWVLMVVAAMGLLVGGFLMVAVKKWVMLVAVALFLVPVLVVVVWNCVWGRKGLLGFVRRYPDAELRGAMDGQYVKVTGVVTCGSIPLESSYQRVPRCVYVSTELCESKGCCVHKSENKKSRHSEKYVSDFYLSDFQSGLRALVKAGYGAKVAPFVKPATVVDVTKENRELSPSFLRWLGERSLSADDRVMRLKEGYIKEGSTVSVMGVVRRHDNVVMIVPPTEPVSTGFQWFRCLLPTYVDGLILTCDDNQNADVVPV
- the LOC103446764 gene encoding uncharacterized membrane protein At1g16860-like isoform X2; this translates as MSSRIPSHQLSSGLVVSGRPEQQLKERQPTMASRAVPYTGGDVKKSGELGKMFDIQIADHPLSAPSSGPPPLSKLSGSRPSSSSQHNSGSVRSGTNSGQISKKSSGPLTPQLQVTGLITSGPLGSGPLSSGARRSSGQLEHTGSMSKVLYGSSVTTLSEEVKVEFRVSKVAVWVLMVVAAMGLLVGGFLMVAVKKWVMLVAVALFLVPVLVVVVWNCVWGRKGLLGFVRRYPDAELRGAMDGQYVKVTGKYVSDFYLSDFQSGLRALVKAGYGAKVAPFVKPATVVDVTKENRELSPSFLRWLGERSLSADDRVMRLKEGYIKEGSTVSVMGVVRRHDNVVMIVPPTEPVSTGFQWFRCLLPTYVDGLILTCDDNQNADVVPV